gcacaggacttatggctgttggccttgttaaaaaGAACGTTTGATTTGATTAACTAGGCTATTATATAGTTTCAAGATACAGAATAATACAGGACAGGGCCCTGAAGAATTGGAATTATTACAATGAAATTAGCGCCTAAACATATAAAAGATTGACGCTACCAACACCCAGCAACAAAACCTATTATAATATCAATAACCTTATGGCCGGTTCAGTGCAACAGTAATCGATGACGCCCACCACTCAACCATAGACAAATAATATCTTCATTTTAATCATTCAAGGACTGAAATATAACTAATAATAACTAACTAATTAATAGAGAAGATGAGACTAAATTACAAATGTTGCAATTAATTTGATATAGGCTTCTAATTCCAATGTTTCCACCATTGGATTACTCAATGTCGTAATACAAACATGCTCATTCATCCATACAATCGTTTTGTATCGAATACATTAGGCCTTATACATATCATTATCCGATCGACATAAATTGTAAATCAGGCTGCGCATTGACCTTCAAAATGTCGGCAAAACAGGGGAGTAAATTATCTACCGTAAGTATACGATTTCGAAGGTTTTTACTTAGTAGTATCTGGTACTAATAACTATGGTGTAAAGTCTATAAACTATCCATTGTAATCTGTTTGAAGAGATAATTTCTTTGACGGCGGTGAATGCAAATGAATTTGAATTAGTTGCTTCTAGTGAGGGGTAATTACAAAACAAAGATTTGCCATTTGATAGGACTACCGTGCCTCTGGGCGACAGTCATATCCGACAGTATTATACTGCAAGtacaggcctactgtatatttacATAGATGATAATTGCACGCTGATTATTCATTCATTACTGATACATCAggatatttttttcaatttcatattttgtttaccGTTACAGACAACAGCAAGTCCCGATACATTCAGAAAATTACTTGAAGACATAAGTAATGCATATAGTggtaaaaaaagatatttttggTTAAGACTTTTATTAAATGACCACTGTTCAGGAGGTATGTTAAGTAAGCCTGTAGATGGCATGACAGGGCTCGATCTGTTTAATGACCTCAAAGATCAGCATTACATTTTTCCTGATCCTACAGATGTCGAGATTCTGTTAGATATTGGTACGGTAACAAAGCAGGCCTCGGTTGTTGAATTAATAAAAGATTTCAAAGAGAAGTATCCAAATACCGATGCCAACTACAAGTCCAAAtgcaaaaaaatatcaacatttcgCAAAAACCTTTTCAATGCTGTAAAGTCAAATGGTAAtcctgtaaaaaaaatgcatgctagcTACAACGACGAATTAAAAGGAGAAGTGTTTGATGATATTTGGGATTTTGTGTTCAAGCTGGAAAAGGAAGATTGCTTGACCGAGATTTCTAAGGAAAGATTTGCAAACCTACTCGACGGGAGGGCAAAGAAGATACTTCTAGATGCAGCGAATGGAAATGCACAAGGTGAATAAGCAGTAATAATCATTCCTTCTATTTGAAATCGTTTGaattattacaataacaataggtatAAAAATGACCAATACAAACTGTTAAAATAGCAATGCAAGAAAGAGTAGTAAACATGATGCTTTGCATAGGCCTATTAGAAAATGAACATAATTGTCAAATAGACCGTTTTCaatttagatttaaaaattgtttacctAATTCTCTGTCCTATTAAATATCACATTCATAATATTCGtaataaaatgtcttttttttctGAATATGGTTCAGACTTTAAAACCTGAAGATGTAATAGAAAATAAGAAACATTCTTGACTTTTTTGTTCTTCTGGTATTATAGTTGAAGAAGAAGCTTCTGAGGTATACACACCCTACACACCCGAGTTGGCCAGAGGACaaggtattattatttattatcaaaataatttcaaCCAATTTTAACAATATATCATGACGATGAAGATATCAACTTCCATTACTTACAGttgattttcattttgttttggaAAACTGTAACTCTAACCATAATGTTCAAAGAAGAGAATTCTCAtcccaaattaattaatttatattcacAATTTACACAGTAAGCAAAATAATTCCCTTTTTTACTTGTATCATACAGTAGTCTACTtttaataaatcataaataattgtGGAGTTGTTGGATCGAAGTAGCGATGACCTTACAACATACGTTTTGTTTTTGTAGTATCCATTAGCCTGATTTCACAAAatcttaaagctcaggtacaggcatgaattttaaatataatatctggttaattgtacataaatcaaatatgtgtaacagaaatcaagatgaaaaaccatgaatttcccctaatatggtcaaatacaaaaaccaggaagactttttttcagtagttaggtagttaacataatgtaataacatgtctggtgactccctagaaggtgaaaaaagatggtggatatacggtggataatttttgctatagcatgaaaataaaattctgaagttgaataaaaataccagaaatgtaaaattcaagttatattgcctatatttagtcatctgataatattttttaccacaccgtttatttttcatagctttttaaaatgcctctctattttcaaaatttgtgtacaaaagaatagattttactgtgtaatttgaactatccccacactgatatgaaagtgctaa
This DNA window, taken from Antedon mediterranea chromosome 9, ecAntMedi1.1, whole genome shotgun sequence, encodes the following:
- the LOC140059271 gene encoding uncharacterized protein, with protein sequence MSAKQGSKLSTTTASPDTFRKLLEDISNAYSGKKRYFWLRLLLNDHCSGGMLSKPVDGMTGLDLFNDLKDQHYIFPDPTDVEILLDIGTVTKQASVVELIKDFKEKYPNTDANYKSKCKKISTFRKNLFNAVKSNGNPVKKMHASYNDELKGEVFDDIWDFVFKLEKEDCLTEISKERFANLLDGRAKKILLDAANGNAQVEEEASEVYTPYTPELARGQGEYHHTGEEENKRMIEEPSTSQTDPIEEVEQEGSVESTPELARGQEDEEKEEEEEEEEEEEEEIVQMIEEPSTSETDSTEEVVHDGDTCLILKRIQNFIEERENRFQQCWCVCGILLIPCFILEIIFYVTSIKAGYITFLIIFILLVVIFAVLSYKFGKKYKVFIECIAAIVTIISVLGVIDLVLSK